A genome region from Prionailurus bengalensis isolate Pbe53 chromosome B4, Fcat_Pben_1.1_paternal_pri, whole genome shotgun sequence includes the following:
- the USP44 gene encoding LOW QUALITY PROTEIN: ubiquitin carboxyl-terminal hydrolase 44 (The sequence of the model RefSeq protein was modified relative to this genomic sequence to represent the inferred CDS: deleted 1 base in 1 codon), with protein MLTMDKCKHIGQLRLAQDHSILNPQKWHCVDCNTTESIWACLSCSHVACGRYIEEHAVRHFQDSSHPVALEVNEMYVFCYLCDDYVLNDNATGDLKLLRSTLSAIKSQNYQCTTRSGRVLQSVGTSDDTYYLHDSTQSLLQNEDQMYTALWHRRRILMGKIFRTWFEQSPIGRKRQEEQFQEKIAKREVKKRRQELEYQVKTELESIHPRKSLRLQGLAQSTTVEIVPVQVPLQTPASPAKDKVVPTSEDVRLKKANDSSGKQRPIVTPGVTGLRNLGNTCYMNSVLQVLSHLLIFRQCFLKLDLNRWLAVTASDKTRSPYKHPPVTDTVYQMNECQEKDTGCVPSRHPSLSLGLSGGASKSRKMELIQPKEPSSQYISLCHELHTLFQVMWSGKWALVSPFAMLHSVWRLIPAFRGYAQQDAQEFLCELLDKIQHELETTGTRLPALIPTSQRKLIKQVLNVVNNIFHGQLLSQVTCVACDNKSNTIEPFWDLSLEFPERYQCSGKDITSQPCLVTEMLAKFTETEALEGKIYVCDQCNSKRRRFSSKSVVLTEARKQLMVCHLPQVLRLHLKRFRWSGRNNREKIGVHVGFEEILNMEPYCCRESLKSLRPECFIYDLSAVVMHHGKGFGSGHYTAYCYNSEGGFWVHCNDSKLSMCTMDEVCKAQAYILFYTQRVTENGHSKLLPPELLSGSQHPNEEADTSSNEILS; from the exons atgttaacaatggaTAAGTGCAAACACATTGGGCAGTTGCGGCTTGCTCAAGACCATTCCATCCTCAACCCTCAGAAATGGCATTGTGTGGACTGCAATACAACTGAGTCGATTTGGGCTTGCCTTAGCTGTTCTCATGTTGCCTGTGGAAGATATATTGAAGAACATGCAGTCAGGCACTTTCAAGATAGCAGTCATCCTGTTGCCTTGGAGGTGAATGAGATGTATGTT TTTTGTTACCTTTGTGATGATTATGTTCTTAATGATAATGCTACTGGAGACCTGAAGTTACTACGAAGTACCTTAAGTGCAATCAAAAGTCAAAATTATCAGTGCACGACTCGTAGTGGAAGGGTTTTGCAGTCTGTGGGTACAAGTGATGATACTTATTACTTACACGATAGCACCCAATCTCTGCTTCAAAATGAAGATCAAATGTATACTGCTCTTTGGCATAGAAGAAGAATATTAATGGGTAAAATCTTTCGAACTTGGTTTGAACAATCACCCattggaagaaaaagacaagaggaacaatttcaggaaaaaatagcaaaaagagAAGTGAAGAAAAGACGACAAGAATTAGAGTATCAAGTTAAAACAGAATTGGAAAGTATACATCCAAGAAAGAGTTTACGTTTGCAAGGTCTAGCTCAGTCTACCACAGTAGAAATAGTTCCTGTTCAAGTACCACTGCAAACCCCAGCATCACCAGCAAAAGATAAAGTAGTACCTACCTCAGAAGATGTGAGATTAAAAAAAGCCAATGACTCCTCAGGTAAACAAAGGCCAATAGTAACTCCTGGTGTAACTGGATTGAGAAATTTGGGAAATACTTGCTATATGAATTCTGTTCTTCAAGTGTTgagtcatttacttatttttcggcaatgttttttaaaacttgatcTGAACCGATGGCTGGCAGTGACAGCTAGTGATAAGACAAGATCACCTTATAAGCATCCACCAGTCACAGATACAGtatatcaaatgaatgaatgccaaGAAAAAGATACAGGCTGTGTTCCCTCCAGACATCCAAGTTTATCATTAGGACTAAGTGGTGGAGCATCAAAGAGTAGAAAGATGGAACTTATTCAGCCAAAGGAACCAAGTTCACAATACATTTCTCTCTGTCATGAATTGCATACTTTGTTCCAAGTCATGTGGTCTGGAAAGTGGGCCTTAGTCTCACCATTTGCTATGCTACACTCCGTGTGGAGACTAATTCCAGCTTTTCGTGGTTATGCCCAACAGGATGCTCAGGAATTTCTCTGTGAACTTTTGGATAAAATACAACATGAACTAGAGACAACTGGTACTAGGTTACCAGCTCTTATCCCCACTTCTCAAAGGAAACTTATCAAACAGGTTCTGAATGTtgtgaataatatttttcatgGACAACTACTTAGTCAG gttaCATGTGTTGCATGTGACAACAAATCAAATACCATAGAACCTTTCTGGGACTTGTCATTGGAATTTCCAGAAAGATACCAATGCAGTGGAAAAGATATTACTTCCCAGCCATGTCTGGTTACTGAAATGTTGGCCAAATTCACAGAAACTGAAGCTTTAGAAGGAAAAATCTACGTATGTGACCAGTGTAACT CAAAACGTAGAAGGTTTTCCTCAAAATCAGTTGTACTCACAGAAGCACGAAAACAGCTTATGGTTTGTCACCTACCTCAGGTTCTCAGACTACATCTCAAACGATTCAG GTGGTCAGGACGTAATAACCGAGAGAAAATTGGTGTTCATGTTGGCTTTGAAGAAATCTTAAACATGGAGCCTTATTGCTGCAGGGAATCCCTGAAATCCCTCAGACCAGAATGTTTTATCTATGACTTATCTGCTGTAGTAATGCACCATGGGAAAGGATTTGGCTCAGGACACTACACTGCCTACTGCTATAATTCTGAAGGAG GGTTCTGGGTACACTGCAATGATTCCAAGCTAAGCATGTGCACTATGGATGAAGTATGCAAGGCCCAAGCTTATATCTTGTTTTATACCCAGCGAGTTACTGAGAACGGACATTCTAAACTCTTGCCTCCAGAACTCCTGTCTGGTAGCCAACATCCCAATGAAGAAGCTGATACCTCTTCTAATGAAATCCTTAGCTGA